A region from the Salicibibacter cibarius genome encodes:
- a CDS encoding helix-turn-helix domain-containing protein, producing the protein MFVGPNLTNIRILHGFTRKQLAEELTVTEQAVWQYENGFVSPKMEIVNKLKAIFQVKSQYFYKEDQLSKHKKTTVNHNHIAYRSSVMNSIQKTQFEATHIENLIALLDLMDGKLQFPENRLRKLRNKVIAKMDHPGDRLASIRRVAEYARDFLGMRENSNNDLLFQIEKNGAFVFEKSIGEKIDAYSVWANDDTPYIMLGNLKKSAARRNFDLAHELGHLLLHYKVEFALQDKKNLREYEHEANVFAGSFLLPKNQFIDDIQPILKISHPDSYIELKRKWMVSIQAMAFRAHFLQWMSYQQYRYFNIMLNRLKYKEIEPLDKELPVPHPGKVKSILQLLFEQKYLTLDEIIDDMEIDIGFLANLTGIEKDFFKEYQFQHARAFSIQDLDVK; encoded by the coding sequence ATGTTTGTTGGTCCCAATTTAACCAACATTCGTATTCTCCATGGTTTTACCAGAAAACAATTGGCAGAAGAGCTGACAGTCACTGAACAAGCCGTTTGGCAATATGAAAATGGGTTTGTATCCCCTAAAATGGAAATTGTTAATAAACTAAAAGCCATTTTTCAAGTTAAAAGCCAATACTTTTATAAAGAAGATCAACTAAGCAAACATAAAAAAACAACGGTTAACCACAATCACATTGCTTACCGATCTTCTGTAATGAATAGTATACAAAAAACACAATTTGAAGCAACGCATATCGAAAATTTAATTGCCCTTTTGGATCTGATGGATGGGAAGTTGCAATTCCCGGAGAACAGATTAAGAAAACTGCGAAATAAAGTTATTGCAAAGATGGATCATCCGGGAGACAGATTGGCATCCATTCGCAGGGTGGCAGAATATGCAAGAGATTTTCTGGGAATGAGAGAAAATAGCAACAATGACCTATTGTTTCAAATTGAGAAAAACGGTGCTTTTGTTTTTGAAAAATCCATCGGAGAAAAGATAGACGCTTACAGTGTATGGGCTAATGACGACACTCCCTATATAATGCTAGGCAATTTAAAAAAATCAGCAGCCAGAAGAAATTTTGACTTGGCACATGAGTTAGGCCACTTACTTTTGCATTATAAAGTTGAGTTCGCTTTGCAAGACAAAAAAAACCTTCGGGAGTATGAACATGAAGCCAATGTATTTGCCGGATCTTTTTTACTGCCCAAGAACCAATTTATAGATGACATTCAACCTATATTAAAAATTTCCCACCCGGACTCATACATTGAATTAAAAAGGAAATGGATGGTGTCCATCCAGGCAATGGCATTCCGGGCACACTTTTTACAATGGATGTCTTATCAGCAATACCGATACTTTAATATTATGCTTAACAGGCTAAAATACAAAGAAATTGAACCGCTCGACAAAGAGCTGCCGGTCCCGCACCCCGGGAAAGTAAAAAGTATACTTCAATTATTGTTTGAACAAAAATATTTAACATTAGATGAAATAATAGATGACATGGAAATTGATATAGGGTTTTTGGCCAACTTAACGGGGATTGAAAAAGACTTTTTTAAGGAATACCAATTTCAACATGCGAGGGCTTTTTCCATACAGGACTTGGATGTTAAATGA
- a CDS encoding VanZ family protein yields the protein MKNLSKQKIVAWLLVIGWMGLIFYFSHQSGEASSSLSGGVTEVAYSWSQRLIPFVTIDFESFHTLIRKAAHVAVYVVLGIFAVHAFRVSTTERSTRQITLWAWLLCVCYAITDEVHQLFIPGRSGEVSDVVLDSIGALVGIGVYVVVRRKWSFRSVMTPLTGRK from the coding sequence ATGAAGAATCTATCAAAACAGAAGATCGTGGCATGGCTCCTTGTGATTGGATGGATGGGGCTTATTTTTTATTTTTCGCATCAGTCGGGCGAAGCGTCGAGTTCGCTCAGCGGTGGAGTGACGGAAGTTGCGTATAGTTGGAGCCAACGTCTAATTCCGTTTGTGACGATCGATTTTGAAAGCTTTCATACGTTGATTCGCAAGGCGGCGCATGTGGCTGTGTATGTCGTGCTCGGGATTTTTGCGGTCCATGCGTTTCGGGTTTCAACAACCGAAAGGAGTACGCGGCAAATAACCTTGTGGGCGTGGTTGCTCTGTGTTTGTTACGCGATCACGGATGAAGTGCACCAGCTGTTTATTCCGGGGCGCAGCGGTGAAGTGAGCGATGTGGTCCTTGATAGCATCGGTGCTTTGGTAGGTATTGGGGTTTATGTAGTGGTGCGGAGAAAGTGGTCTTTTAGGAGCGTTATGACACCATTAACAGGTAGGAAATAG
- a CDS encoding acetoacetate--CoA ligase: MTVQEGTLLWEPSQAFINQSNLNAYMQWLKNEKGLTFNTYQDLWDWSVTNVEDFWETLWVYFDIQANPSYQRVLEADGVPFAKWFEGAKLNYAEHAFRRARPGETAIISKSEIRPTEKMTWETLYEQVASFAAGLKAEGIKPGDRVVAYLPNIPEATIAFLACASIGAVWSSASPDFGSRTVVDRFQQIEPKLLIAVDGYRYNGKDHDRISAVREIQTAIPSLEKTVLLPYLSAVPNTAGLTNVERWSDFIEVNRSTSLDYTYVSFDHPLWILYSSGTTGLPKAIVQGQGGILLEHLKKLAFHTDLKPEDNFFWFTTTGWMMWNVLVSGLLTGSTIVLYDGSPTYPRIDTLWQFAEETEVTVFGTSASYLMANKNNDVTPGDTYRLEHLKSVASTGSPLPPEGSEWVYENVKKDLWLASVSGGTDLCSAFVSGSPLLPVHAGEIQCRALGADVQAYTEDAQPVFDQVGELVLAKPMPSMPIYFWGDKNNERYYDSYFADFPGVWRHGDWIKITSKGSCQIYGRSDSTINRGGIRMGTSEIYSAVEDVEAVEDSLVVDINDPNGKDYMPLFVVLKAGEELTEALEKEIKQNIREHCSPRHVPNDIFRINEVPTTLNGKKMEVPIKKILMGTPIEKAVNEGSMKNPETLDYFVEFAEKG; the protein is encoded by the coding sequence ATGACAGTGCAAGAAGGAACCCTTCTTTGGGAACCGTCACAGGCATTTATCAACCAATCCAATCTCAACGCTTACATGCAATGGCTCAAAAACGAAAAAGGATTGACGTTTAACACCTATCAAGACCTTTGGGACTGGTCCGTTACCAACGTTGAAGATTTCTGGGAAACGTTATGGGTTTATTTTGACATTCAAGCCAATCCTTCCTATCAACGCGTGTTAGAGGCCGACGGCGTTCCATTCGCAAAATGGTTCGAAGGCGCCAAGCTTAATTATGCGGAACATGCCTTTCGCCGCGCCCGACCGGGGGAAACCGCGATTATTTCCAAGTCCGAAATCCGTCCGACCGAAAAAATGACTTGGGAAACGCTTTATGAACAAGTGGCTTCTTTTGCCGCCGGATTAAAAGCGGAAGGCATCAAGCCCGGGGACCGGGTCGTTGCTTATTTGCCGAATATTCCTGAAGCAACAATTGCCTTTTTGGCGTGCGCGAGCATCGGAGCCGTTTGGTCGAGCGCTTCCCCGGATTTTGGCAGCCGAACGGTCGTTGATCGCTTTCAACAGATCGAGCCAAAATTGCTCATTGCCGTCGATGGTTATCGTTATAACGGCAAGGATCATGATCGAATTAGTGCGGTACGTGAAATTCAAACAGCGATCCCATCGCTTGAAAAAACGGTCCTTCTCCCCTACTTGTCGGCTGTCCCTAACACCGCTGGCCTAACGAACGTTGAGCGCTGGTCAGATTTTATCGAAGTCAATCGCTCCACTTCTCTCGATTACACGTATGTTTCTTTTGATCATCCGCTTTGGATTCTTTATTCTTCCGGAACGACCGGGCTTCCGAAGGCGATTGTTCAAGGACAAGGGGGCATCTTGCTTGAACATCTGAAAAAACTGGCCTTCCACACCGACTTAAAACCGGAAGACAACTTCTTTTGGTTTACGACGACCGGATGGATGATGTGGAATGTTCTTGTAAGCGGTTTACTCACCGGCTCCACGATTGTCCTGTATGACGGCAGCCCGACGTACCCGAGGATAGACACGCTTTGGCAATTCGCCGAGGAAACAGAAGTGACTGTTTTCGGCACGAGCGCGAGCTACTTGATGGCGAATAAAAATAATGATGTAACACCCGGGGACACTTATCGATTGGAGCACTTGAAAAGCGTCGCCTCTACCGGTTCGCCGCTCCCGCCGGAAGGATCGGAATGGGTCTATGAAAATGTGAAAAAAGATTTGTGGCTCGCCTCCGTCAGCGGCGGGACAGACCTTTGTTCCGCATTCGTCAGCGGCTCTCCGCTTCTGCCGGTGCACGCGGGCGAGATCCAATGCCGCGCACTCGGGGCTGACGTGCAAGCGTATACGGAAGACGCTCAACCGGTGTTCGATCAAGTCGGAGAGCTCGTACTCGCCAAGCCCATGCCATCGATGCCGATTTATTTTTGGGGCGACAAAAACAATGAACGTTACTATGACAGCTATTTCGCAGATTTCCCCGGCGTATGGCGGCACGGGGACTGGATTAAAATTACATCCAAAGGGAGCTGCCAGATTTACGGACGTTCCGACTCCACGATTAACCGCGGGGGCATTCGCATGGGAACGAGTGAAATTTATAGTGCTGTCGAAGATGTGGAAGCGGTTGAAGACAGTCTCGTCGTTGATATCAATGACCCGAACGGAAAAGACTATATGCCGCTATTCGTCGTACTGAAAGCAGGCGAGGAACTGACCGAAGCATTGGAAAAAGAAATCAAGCAAAACATCCGCGAGCACTGCTCTCCCAGGCACGTGCCCAATGACATTTTCAGGATCAACGAAGTGCCGACAACTTTAAACGGCAAAAAGATGGAAGTTCCCATCAAAAAAATTCTTATGGGCACGCCAATTGAAAAAGCGGTAAATGAAGGATCGATGAAAAATCCGGAGACGTTGGATTATTTTGTTGAATTCGCCGAAAAGGGATAG
- a CDS encoding iron-sulfur cluster assembly protein: MFKTKQVYDCLELVMDPELDQSLLELDFIEDVEINENVVHVIFRLPTYWCSPNFAYIMGEDIRDEILGLKWPKHVQVTLHDHSESEKVSKGVTEGYSFEEMFPDKTDGSGLDELRSIFKRKAFYARQERLLQYLLKKGHSKDLILAITLDSLKSIDDRKLEYLYLNYLDIRKDFKLSQEENSFLITDHTGKSIEKEEFDQHLLHARRSRLTMDFNGHYCQGLLQTRYTNFAY, encoded by the coding sequence TTGTTTAAAACGAAACAAGTATATGACTGTCTTGAGTTAGTTATGGACCCAGAACTTGACCAATCATTACTGGAGCTTGATTTTATTGAGGATGTGGAAATTAACGAGAATGTAGTTCATGTCATATTTAGGCTCCCCACTTACTGGTGCTCACCTAATTTTGCCTATATCATGGGAGAAGATATTCGTGATGAAATCCTGGGACTGAAATGGCCAAAACATGTACAAGTAACATTGCACGATCATTCTGAATCAGAAAAAGTGAGCAAAGGTGTGACGGAAGGATATTCGTTTGAAGAAATGTTTCCCGATAAAACGGATGGAAGCGGGTTAGATGAGTTGCGGTCAATTTTTAAAAGAAAAGCATTTTATGCCCGTCAAGAGCGCTTGCTACAGTATTTATTAAAAAAGGGGCATTCAAAAGATTTAATTTTAGCTATAACGCTAGATTCCCTAAAATCTATAGATGATCGCAAATTGGAATATCTGTATTTGAACTACTTGGATATCCGTAAAGACTTCAAATTATCACAAGAGGAGAACAGTTTCCTTATCACTGACCACACGGGAAAGTCGATAGAGAAAGAGGAATTTGACCAACATTTATTGCATGCACGGCGTTCACGATTAACCATGGATTTTAACGGCCATTACTGCCAGGGGTTATTGCAAACAAGATATACAAATTTTGCATATTAA
- a CDS encoding amidase encodes MSYELVSKSVEELSPLIKNKDVSSKELTKAVLDHAEKHNEDINAYISFTKEKAEQAAEQADRDIAAGNYKGIYHGIPIAVKDNLYFKGEVTTMASKIHRDFVSDYDATIIKKMKDAGIVFTGKLNMHEYAWGITNNNPHFGACRNPWNTRKIPGGSSGGSGAAVAADMSVATLGTDTAGSIRIPSSVCGIVGLKPTHGRVSKYGCFPLSWSLDHIGPMTKSVTDAAAFLEVIAGYDANDPTSMNVPVHSYTQQLTADIKDVTIGVNEDYFFNNVDSTVEASVRQAIQSLEEQGANVETVAIPSLRYAEYTELITILTEAAAIHHENLIERPDDFGDDIRLLFELGELPSAVDYLQAQQLRRQIQQDFQKAFEKVDALVSPTLPIIAPDIGEDYVDLNGEQVDLVNNIIRFTGPGNLTGLPSLTVPCGFKQEMPIGMQIMGNAFDEATILNIGYAIEKTNPVKGKKPELAR; translated from the coding sequence ATGAGTTATGAGCTCGTATCAAAATCGGTGGAAGAGTTATCGCCCTTAATTAAAAACAAGGACGTATCATCCAAAGAATTAACCAAGGCTGTACTTGATCATGCAGAAAAACATAATGAAGATATAAACGCTTATATTTCATTTACGAAAGAAAAGGCAGAACAGGCTGCTGAACAGGCCGATCGTGACATTGCCGCCGGGAATTATAAAGGGATATACCATGGTATCCCGATTGCAGTGAAGGATAACTTATATTTTAAGGGCGAGGTGACTACAATGGCATCAAAAATCCATAGGGATTTTGTTTCCGATTATGATGCCACCATTATTAAGAAGATGAAAGATGCAGGCATTGTTTTTACCGGTAAATTGAACATGCATGAATATGCGTGGGGGATTACTAATAATAATCCACACTTCGGGGCATGTCGTAACCCTTGGAATACACGAAAAATACCCGGAGGTTCGAGTGGGGGCTCCGGTGCAGCCGTTGCCGCTGATATGAGTGTTGCTACTTTAGGAACAGATACTGCCGGTTCCATCCGCATTCCCTCTTCGGTCTGTGGGATCGTGGGATTAAAACCGACACATGGACGAGTGAGTAAATATGGATGTTTTCCATTATCATGGTCCCTTGATCATATTGGTCCCATGACCAAATCGGTGACAGACGCGGCTGCTTTCTTGGAAGTTATCGCCGGATATGACGCCAATGACCCGACATCGATGAATGTGCCCGTACATTCATATACACAGCAACTAACAGCGGATATAAAAGACGTAACAATTGGCGTTAACGAAGATTATTTTTTCAACAATGTTGATTCGACTGTTGAAGCATCCGTTCGACAAGCAATCCAATCACTTGAAGAACAAGGGGCAAACGTAGAGACAGTAGCGATCCCATCGCTCCGATATGCAGAATATACTGAATTGATCACAATTTTAACTGAAGCAGCAGCTATCCACCATGAAAATTTAATTGAACGACCCGATGACTTTGGGGATGACATCCGTCTCTTATTTGAGTTAGGTGAATTGCCATCGGCTGTTGACTATCTTCAAGCGCAACAACTACGGCGACAAATTCAGCAAGACTTTCAAAAAGCGTTTGAAAAAGTCGACGCCCTCGTTTCCCCGACACTTCCTATCATTGCACCTGACATAGGTGAAGACTACGTCGATTTAAACGGGGAACAAGTGGATTTAGTCAACAATATTATACGATTTACAGGCCCGGGGAATCTGACCGGTCTTCCATCTCTCACCGTTCCCTGCGGTTTCAAACAAGAGATGCCGATCGGCATGCAGATTATGGGCAATGCCTTTGATGAAGCGACGATATTGAATATCGGCTACGCCATAGAAAAAACAAATCCTGTTAAAGGAAAGAAACCTGAATTAGCAAGATAA
- a CDS encoding thermonuclease family protein, whose protein sequence is MFRFVIVIFSMLILVGCQSPSDDEPLQGTVVNIVDGDTFDVNIQGMGDERVRPIMVDAPEICHQHDPPECEPESYGDEATEFATDVLLGETVYLEQDVSERDQYDRLLFYVYVDEDRMFQEMLLEEGLAEVVVYEPDVRYEEEFYEIQDEAREQEKGIWGG, encoded by the coding sequence ATGTTTCGTTTTGTGATTGTTATTTTTTCTATGCTGATTCTCGTTGGATGCCAGAGTCCGTCTGACGATGAACCGTTGCAAGGGACGGTCGTGAACATCGTGGATGGCGATACGTTTGATGTCAACATTCAGGGAATGGGCGATGAACGGGTACGTCCGATTATGGTGGACGCCCCTGAGATTTGTCATCAACATGATCCCCCGGAATGTGAGCCGGAGTCATATGGGGATGAAGCGACCGAGTTCGCGACGGATGTGTTGCTTGGGGAAACGGTTTATCTGGAGCAAGACGTGTCGGAGCGGGATCAATACGATCGGTTGTTGTTTTATGTTTATGTGGATGAAGATCGGATGTTTCAGGAAATGTTGTTGGAAGAAGGGTTAGCTGAGGTTGTCGTGTATGAGCCTGATGTGAGGTATGAAGAGGAATTTTATGAGATTCAGGACGAGGCGCGGGAGCAGGAAAAGGGGATATGGGGAGGGTAA
- a CDS encoding DMT family transporter: MKRDNKLIIYILMLIITLLWGYAWVLMKDALTYMGPFTFSAFRFGTGAATLLLVVWIMNIGLPPRRYWKHLIVIGLLQTSAVFLLVMYALEFVDAGQSSVLLYSMPMWSSLLAVQFLGEKINPAKLTGLIVGIIGLFTIVGWDMWVGQPLEVIFGQLLIIIAAIAWAISNIYYRRNVSGLSQLQVSAMQMFFGTIGITLAALIAEWGEPIVFNATSIYHVLFTGVLASALAFTVWFFIISKIDMVTATISTLLVPIFGLTFSSLLLGEQLTVGILTGSALIIAGIVIATVAKER, encoded by the coding sequence ATGAAACGAGACAACAAACTCATCATCTACATCCTTATGTTAATCATCACACTCCTCTGGGGCTATGCGTGGGTACTCATGAAAGACGCGCTTACATACATGGGACCATTCACGTTTTCGGCATTTCGCTTCGGCACCGGCGCCGCCACGCTACTCCTCGTCGTATGGATCATGAACATCGGCTTGCCGCCAAGACGTTATTGGAAACATTTAATCGTCATCGGGCTTCTGCAAACATCGGCCGTTTTCCTGCTCGTCATGTACGCCCTGGAATTCGTCGACGCCGGCCAATCCTCCGTCCTATTGTACTCCATGCCGATGTGGAGCAGCTTGCTAGCCGTTCAATTCCTTGGCGAAAAAATAAACCCGGCGAAGCTGACAGGCTTAATTGTCGGGATCATCGGGCTATTTACCATCGTCGGGTGGGACATGTGGGTCGGGCAACCGCTCGAGGTGATCTTCGGCCAACTTCTGATCATTATTGCCGCCATCGCTTGGGCAATATCAAACATTTACTATCGACGTAACGTGTCCGGGCTATCCCAATTGCAAGTATCTGCCATGCAAATGTTCTTCGGCACCATCGGCATAACGCTTGCAGCCCTAATCGCGGAATGGGGCGAACCGATTGTGTTTAATGCAACGAGCATTTATCATGTTTTATTCACCGGTGTGCTCGCCTCGGCGTTAGCTTTTACCGTCTGGTTTTTTATCATCAGCAAAATTGATATGGTCACGGCGACGATCTCCACATTACTCGTCCCGATCTTCGGATTGACATTCAGCAGCCTTTTGCTCGGCGAACAACTAACCGTTGGCATATTGACCGGATCCGCGCTGATTATTGCAGGGATTGTGATCGCGACGGTTGCGAAGGAACGATAA
- a CDS encoding NAD(P)-dependent alcohol dehydrogenase, with the protein MKAWRLKEFDKPLKYEEIPDPEIKDPTDVIIKIGGAGVCRTDLHLIEGVWDRALETPLPFTIGHENAGWVHQKGSGVTMFDVGDPVIVHPVASCGKCLSCRAGEDMHCENLVFPGLTTDGGYAEYLKTSERALIKLENDVKPEEVAPLADAGITAYRAVQRAAPLAKPGTKTLLMGMGGLGHIAVQLMREFGNSDIIALDTNEERLNMALEYGADHGVVAKDGMIEEVLNLSNNGNGIDLIIDLVGEDDTHANSMKMLKKGGSYFVVGYGGVLHVPSLDVINNEFSIIGSLVGNYNQLYELMQMHAKGKVRLHSTTYPMSKANEVLKMLDEGKINGRTVLVP; encoded by the coding sequence ATGAAAGCATGGCGCTTGAAGGAATTTGACAAGCCATTGAAATATGAGGAAATTCCCGATCCGGAAATTAAGGATCCGACCGATGTGATCATTAAAATTGGTGGAGCAGGCGTTTGCCGTACGGATCTTCATCTTATCGAAGGGGTTTGGGACAGGGCATTAGAAACGCCTCTGCCTTTTACGATTGGGCATGAAAATGCCGGATGGGTTCACCAAAAGGGTTCAGGCGTGACAATGTTTGATGTAGGGGACCCCGTCATTGTTCATCCTGTGGCCAGTTGCGGAAAATGCTTAAGTTGCCGGGCTGGCGAAGATATGCATTGCGAAAACCTTGTATTCCCGGGATTGACGACCGACGGTGGCTACGCGGAATATTTAAAGACTTCCGAACGGGCACTTATAAAACTGGAAAACGATGTGAAGCCGGAGGAAGTTGCACCACTGGCAGATGCTGGTATCACTGCTTATCGAGCCGTGCAACGGGCAGCCCCTCTTGCAAAACCGGGGACAAAAACACTCCTCATGGGTATGGGCGGTCTTGGGCACATAGCCGTCCAACTCATGCGAGAATTTGGAAACTCGGATATTATTGCGCTCGACACAAATGAAGAACGTTTAAATATGGCGCTTGAATACGGGGCTGATCACGGCGTTGTCGCAAAGGATGGCATGATTGAAGAGGTATTGAATCTATCAAATAATGGTAACGGAATTGACTTGATTATCGATTTGGTAGGAGAAGATGATACCCATGCCAATAGCATGAAGATGCTAAAAAAAGGCGGCTCCTATTTCGTTGTCGGATATGGAGGGGTTCTACATGTTCCGTCCCTCGACGTCATTAACAACGAATTCAGCATTATAGGGAGTCTCGTTGGAAACTATAATCAATTATATGAACTCATGCAAATGCATGCGAAAGGAAAAGTTCGACTCCATTCAACCACTTATCCAATGAGCAAAGCGAACGAAGTATTGAAAATGCTGGATGAAGGTAAAATTAATGGCCGGACGGTTTTAGTGCCATAA
- a CDS encoding SEC-C metal-binding domain-containing protein has protein sequence MAKIGRNEPCPCGSGKKYKHCCLANKVVDIRTKMGAQELEQLSEDLEDFSLHYTDPIYSLYKAYVHENNWDIDSDYEEEYYLLFVAWAICNAPLIDGETIFQTFMDEQSGALRPETKERIDGWVTVPGMYEVIDHIDDDHFKVVSLETGERDVFCDKEDELPEIGNGVIGIFVPFTNNVNHFLFTYDEFPLELLQSVYEQYRSDLDLARFSKAMKNEYPFVLHDLFNEEADPRKLIDTYDWASKKHQAVIELLYETNRPIWDDEDLNLAIEVWQEFCEDENPVIKKEAVFAAALEYLVNMMDGDGATQKEIAEKYGTSPSTLSQRYQEMNYLMYDFFDDMLDDFSPFDPDTEGASELAEQMFGELKQALESQEFSSEEEIEQFINELLPADLPFGTSEATGDQVDQYVLLAEGADTLEEQNDLYFEGMIKGEAEFGPDFFENNRGLFWGLTETRPYMRAKQGYAETCEQLGALDLAKEHYRELLDLNEMDNQGIRYLLIGALMKAGDYGEAKELVEEYDEPTANMVYSRAYAEYKLNGWTKKTEKWLQEAIDQNLHVPVYLLGKRKIPETIPPFYGLGDENEAIDYAQRYAELWQNDQALLQKLEALV, from the coding sequence ATGGCGAAAATCGGACGTAACGAGCCGTGCCCATGTGGAAGTGGGAAAAAATATAAACATTGTTGTTTGGCTAATAAAGTCGTAGATATCAGAACGAAGATGGGGGCACAAGAATTGGAGCAGCTAAGCGAGGATCTGGAAGACTTCTCGCTTCACTATACCGATCCCATCTACTCGTTGTATAAAGCTTATGTTCATGAAAATAACTGGGACATAGATTCTGATTATGAAGAAGAATATTATCTGTTGTTTGTGGCCTGGGCAATTTGCAATGCTCCGCTGATTGATGGAGAGACGATTTTTCAAACGTTTATGGACGAGCAAAGCGGGGCGTTGCGTCCCGAGACAAAAGAAAGGATTGATGGATGGGTAACGGTGCCCGGCATGTATGAAGTCATTGATCATATTGATGACGATCATTTTAAAGTGGTTTCATTGGAAACCGGTGAACGCGATGTGTTCTGCGATAAAGAAGACGAGTTACCTGAAATCGGCAATGGCGTGATCGGGATCTTCGTACCCTTTACGAATAACGTTAACCACTTTCTTTTTACTTATGATGAGTTTCCATTGGAGTTGCTGCAAAGCGTATATGAGCAATACCGCAGTGATTTGGACCTTGCTCGTTTCTCAAAAGCGATGAAAAACGAATATCCTTTCGTTTTGCACGACCTGTTTAACGAGGAAGCGGATCCGCGTAAATTAATCGATACGTATGATTGGGCTTCAAAAAAACATCAGGCAGTTATTGAACTTTTATATGAAACGAACAGACCGATTTGGGACGATGAAGACCTCAATTTAGCGATCGAAGTATGGCAGGAATTTTGTGAAGATGAAAACCCCGTTATAAAAAAAGAAGCAGTATTTGCCGCCGCGCTTGAATATCTTGTAAATATGATGGACGGGGATGGCGCGACGCAAAAAGAGATCGCGGAGAAATACGGGACATCCCCGAGCACTTTATCGCAACGATACCAAGAAATGAACTATTTGATGTATGATTTCTTTGATGACATGCTGGACGATTTCTCGCCGTTTGACCCTGATACGGAAGGGGCTTCGGAGCTAGCGGAGCAAATGTTTGGTGAATTAAAACAAGCACTCGAAAGCCAAGAATTTTCATCTGAAGAAGAGATTGAACAGTTTATAAACGAACTTCTTCCGGCTGATCTGCCATTCGGTACAAGCGAGGCTACCGGAGATCAGGTCGATCAATACGTGCTTTTGGCAGAAGGGGCAGACACGTTGGAAGAACAAAATGATTTGTATTTTGAAGGCATGATCAAGGGGGAAGCGGAGTTCGGCCCGGATTTTTTTGAAAATAACCGGGGGCTATTCTGGGGGCTAACGGAGACACGGCCGTATATGCGAGCCAAACAGGGCTACGCCGAAACGTGTGAGCAATTGGGCGCTTTGGATCTCGCGAAGGAACACTACCGGGAACTGCTTGACTTAAACGAGATGGACAATCAAGGCATTCGTTACCTCTTAATTGGCGCGCTAATGAAGGCGGGCGACTATGGAGAAGCGAAAGAACTGGTGGAAGAATATGACGAGCCGACAGCCAATATGGTCTACAGTCGCGCTTATGCCGAATACAAGCTGAATGGATGGACGAAAAAAACGGAGAAGTGGTTACAAGAGGCAATCGATCAAAATCTACACGTTCCGGTTTACTTACTCGGAAAAAGAAAAATTCCGGAAACGATCCCCCCATTTTACGGACTCGGAGATGAGAACGAAGCCATCGATTACGCGCAACGTTACGCTGAGTTGTGGCAAAATGATCAGGCGTTGCTGCAGAAATTGGAGGCATTGGTTTAG
- a CDS encoding nucleotidyltransferase domain-containing protein: protein MATTTDTIFREIKQYTQYVSGKVNIEQVILFGSYAHGTATADSDVDIAIVSPDFGKAPLMEKMDLYGWRSDSDVQVIMQPFPFGTDEFKQTDDFFINEIKKTGVDVTYLLEQ, encoded by the coding sequence ATGGCTACAACAACAGATACAATCTTCCGGGAAATAAAACAATACACTCAATATGTAAGCGGGAAAGTGAATATCGAGCAAGTCATTTTATTCGGCTCATACGCGCACGGAACCGCCACAGCAGACAGCGATGTTGACATCGCAATCGTCTCCCCTGATTTCGGGAAAGCACCGCTAATGGAAAAGATGGATTTATATGGATGGCGGTCCGATTCTGATGTTCAAGTTATAATGCAACCCTTCCCATTCGGAACGGACGAATTCAAACAAACGGACGATTTTTTTATTAATGAAATTAAGAAAACCGGGGTGGATGTTACGTATTTACTCGAGCAATAG